The Elephas maximus indicus isolate mEleMax1 chromosome 19, mEleMax1 primary haplotype, whole genome shotgun sequence genome contains a region encoding:
- the ARMC7 gene encoding armadillo repeat-containing protein 7 isoform X3, giving the protein MSRKRLDGSSCKALQSLNPGRNPFLSSRTPCFPRSLRRSLGPPPPRPWPRSRRWTPTSGGWDTCRLWSQNSRRRRAKVRMAGGMESRGPEAAATAALTWFQCRFPLADAKEQVLANLANFAYDPSNYQYLRQLQVLDLFLDSLSEENETLVEFAIDLKFQKEPFSRC; this is encoded by the exons atgagtcggaaacgactcgacggcagcag CTGTAAAGCGCTGCAGAGCCTGAACCCAGGAAGGAATCCGTTTCTCAGTTCCCGCACCCCTTGCTTCCCACGCTCTCTCCGCCGATCCCTGGGACCTCCACCACCCCGACCATGGCCCAGAAGCCGAAGGTGGACCCCTACGTCGGGCGGCTGGGATACCTGCAGGCTCTGGTCTCAGAATTCCAGGAGACGGAGAGCCAAGGTGAGAATGGCTGGCGGGATGGAGTCCAGGGGGCCGGAGGCCGCCGCGACCGCCGCCCTAACCTGGTTCCAGTGCCGCTTTCCCCTTGCAGACGCCAAAGAGCAAGTCCTGGCCAACCTCGCCAACTTCGCCTACGACCCTAGCAACTACCAGTATCTGCGGCAGCTGCAGGTTCTGGATTTATTCCTCGATTCGCTGTCGGAAGAAAATGAGACCCTGGTGGAGTTTGCCATTG